GGTTAATCCAGATTAGAGTGTCTAAAATGGGTCGGCTAAATCTGCTGGCCAGCCAGTAATACAGACTGCTGTCAGTCccaatcactcacacacacacacacacacacacacacacacacacacacacacacacacacacacacacacacacacacacacacacacacacacacacacacacacacacacacacacacacacacacacacacacacacacacacacacactaacacacacacacacacatccccaacCCAGTTGCAACAATTTTGCATAGATTTTTTGGTAGAGATGGAGACGTTAATCCAACATGTCAATTtctaatttgtagacaaactggaattaaaaccAGACTAAGTCATTGGCAGatatggaactatccaagcagaagatacatctccttcaaatgttgatatttggttgtgttgacaaTTCAATATACAGTTTGTCTACAAAATAGTCATTGATATTGTCAGATTCATTTCTCCATTTTaaccaaaaatctaaatgaaaGAATAGGCCTAATTCTAATCTAATCAAACTTTAAatacactttaaataaagtttgatttgatttagccctattctttaacttcgatttttggttgagatggagacttgAATCCAACATTAAAAATCCTTAATTAACATAATACAAAGAagtccccatcaaaatccatcagtttaatgattaacttgaagatatatttgaaatcaaccaaagcttgaaatCCTAGGTttatatgtattgtctattttttatttaatcctgggttgaattgaaacaatagctgttgatgactttgcaaatgctatataggcctaaatagcattATTGATGATACATTACTTataaagtatggttacatttcatttgctctttTAAACCTACCCTGATTTCAATAGCAACAGTGATTATATTTAGTTATTAAGAGATCTCTTAATAATCATTCTcatgatagcacattggtagtgGTCAGTGACAAACATCAAAGCTAAGcaggctgggcttggttaaaaccctggtaTTGTTGGTATTtgttatttattaggatcccccattagctgtagatagatcattTTTCAGTaggatttgatttattaggatccccattagccgacaccaatggcaacagctagtcttacgtgtttctggccattttgagcctgtaatcgaacccacaaattatgatgctccagatactcaactagtctaaagaaggccagttttattgcttctttaatcagaacaacagttttcagctgtgctaacataattgcaaaagggttttctaatgatcaattcgccttttaaaatgataaacttggattagctaacacaatgtaccattggaacacaggagtgatggttgcttataatgggcctctgtacgcctatgtagatattccataaaaactctgccgtttccagctacaatagtcaaaaaacgtgtttttctttcaaaaacaaggacatttctaagtgaccccaaacttttgaacggtagtgtatatatatatattttttgcaatacgttgacaaattacgttgaaacaacattgattcaaccagcttGTGCCCAGTGGGTCTGTCCCTGCATTTGAACCCCAGTTCCCCATGGATGATAATGTGTGTAATCAATCATTCAATCAATACACTTGAACTACTTTTTATCATTTGATACAGAATACTTAAAGGCACAATCCAGACATTCTCTGCTCCTTGCCTCAACAAGACGAAGAACAAACACAATCGACTTGAGACAAAGTAAAGGAAAACAAAACATGGTGTGTGTTATTctttatgtgtgggtgtgtgggtgctgTGACAGAGAGTGAGATGAGTAAGATAGTAATGTgcatacatatgtgtgtgtgtgtgcatgcctgtgtgcatttgtgtgtaagGTGCATGtgtgcacatgcgtgtgtgtgtgtgcgagtgcgtgtgtgtgtctgcagagcGCACCCTAGCcattcaacttactgttgagagttagaatagtagaacacACAAGGTGTTCAAATTCCaaaattggaatttggttgtgcatcagcagtttttctctttttatgtcagtcactgacaatcactcaattagcccatgtcagcaattTTTTTTAGATTGGTATGTTAGCTGGCTGGACTATTAAAAcatgtagtaatcatggtcgaattaccgaccAGGCACGCAGGGCACATGCCCagaggccctgacctccagggggcccccattgattttattcgtcactctcattcaaatatcatattaacatgacaTAACTCAGGGCAAGATTATTAGAATTTCAGTAAATTAGCTTCAAAACTGCAAATACTTTCTCTTCACCATATGGAAAATGTgcagaattacaggaaattagctgtaaaactgcagaTTTGTCTCTCCACCCCATCGCAAAATGAGCAGAATTGCATGAAAATAAGTTATACAACTGAAAAATCTTCTCTCTGCTAACATGGGAAAATGTGTTGAATTGCAGTAAACTTGCTTAAAAACTGCATCactttctctacgccccatggcaaaatgtgtagaattgcaggaaatttactTTTTTCTGTTTTGCTTAGGCCCCCAAAAGTCTAGggccggctctctctctctgtgtgtgtgtgtgtgtgtgtgtgtgtgtttagtcagAGGATGCTATCTTAGGTGACAATGTGGTTGATTGATTACAGTGGACAGTAATCCTGCCTGGAGATTATCCAGGTGGAATTAGGGCAACTGGGAGTGTGGCACAAGCTATTCCTGAACTGGAGAACATAGTCCAACAGGAGATCTCACTGTCTCTACATACAACACACTGTTGTGGAAactcttacacagggacactcgaagGAAATCTTAAATGcatcattgtttattgtcagcgcGGTGGAGAGGTTCAAACAAACTTGATGCACCATATTGAACGTTTGTCAGGAGCTCTAACagggcagtcccgttagttctcttatatactgACGAgacatatttgcatgatttagcttattcataattaattaatcattcatgtttgcttcattcatgtgaccgaccaatactgggtcatgcatgtaacagaccaatacctcacaagacttcttctctctaagctgagaccttgaaactgagatatggTTCTCAAAACAAGGGTCTGGGGGTATTGACACCTTGCAGATACTAATAGTGAGGATTCGTTCAATAAGTCACTTGCAATAACACAGAAATTGTTttatagaaaagcacaaacatagaacacagaaatgtataaaaaaagaaATGCACCAACAAACTATTTTCCATCACATTACGTACAAGACCCAATGACACACACTACACATTTTCTCAGCAGGAAGAAGATAACTTTATTGACCAATGTCCATAAGCAATGGCAATGTGTTTACTGCTTTATGCCAACACCTCCACGAGAGACATATACACACAGTGGGTTTTGTAGTAGATTTTTCAAAAGCGTTGAGTACTGTTGATCATTAAATATTGCTACACATATTCACATTTATGGATTACAAGATACAGAACTTGAATGGTTTAGGAGCTACTCATCTGCCAGAAACCAACTATTTTCATAAAACAGTTCAGAGTCTAAGTACATTAATTTACCTTGTGGAGTTCCTCAGAGTTCTATTCTTGGTCCTTTACTCTTTttgatttacagttgaagtctgaagtttacatacaccttagccaaatacatttaaactcagtttttcacaattcctgacatttactcccagtaaaaattccctgtcttaggtcagttaggatcaccactttattttaagaatgtgaaatgtcagaataataacagagagaattatttatttcagcttttatttctttcatcacattcccagtgggtcagaagtttacatacactcaattagtatttggtagaattttGGGTagcattttgggtagccttccacaagcttcccacaataagttgggtgaattttggcccattcctcctgacagagctggtgtaactgagtcaggtttgtaggcctccttgttcgcacacgcattttcagttttgccaatacattttctataggattgaggtcagggctttgtgatggccactccaataccttgactttgttgtccttaagccatttttccacaactttggaagtatgcttggggtcattgtccatttggaagacccatttgcgaccaagctttaacttcctgactgatgtcttgagatgttgcttcaatatatccacattattttcctgcctcatgatgccttctattttgtgaagtgcaccagtccctcctgcagcaaagcacccccacaacatgatgctgccacccccgtgcttcacggttgggatggtgtttttcggcttgcaagcctccccctttttcctccaaacataacgatggtcattatggccaaacagttctatttttgtttcatcagacatttctccaaaaagtacgatctttgtccccatgtgctgttgcaaaccatagtctggctttcttatggcggttttggagcagtggcttcttccttgctgagcggcctttcaggttatgtcaatataggacttgttttactgtggatatagatacttttgtacctgtttcctccagcatcttcacaaggtcctttgctgttgttctgggattgatttgcacttttcgtaccaaagtacgttcatctctagtggacagaacgcgtctccttcctgagcggtatgatggctgcgtggtcccatggtgttaatacttgcgtactatttttgtacagatgaacgtggtaccttcaggcatttggaaattgctcccaaggatgaaccagacttgtggaggtctacaattattttctgtggtcttggcagatttcatcaaactatagtttgggttagggttagggttagggtttcttttgacatcagccgatgtcacaaagtgctatacagaaacccagcctatttAGGATTCTAGGGAAACAAGTAAAGACAGAAGAGCTGAATGTATAGACAAATTGTCAGAAATTTTAAGCAGGAACATAGGTCTATCTAAATAaggctttaaaaaaaatcctgcaCCCCCTGTCAAAAAATGTACTGACTGTAAAgcgcattttatatttttgcggGTTAGGTTCGGGTCAGGTCTCAGATTTTCACTTAATCACATATAGTCGGCCTGTTGTGGATGGGTTATGAACAACTGACCCGCACATCACTAgcacacacactagcacacacacacactgataaccATATTCTATATGGTTTAAGACTACTGTCTGATATTGGGTCTTCAAAAAAACTCAGCATTCATCTCACCTCCACAATATAACAATTGTTTTAATTAGAGATGCTTGACTCACAGAGATATATATAGAAATGTGTCAGGGACTGACTTGTGAACTTGGTTGTGACAGTGAGGTGTGCTCTCTGTAAGAAAGACAGTgatttattaaattttttataaACGCCTGCTCAGAGGAGAGCCCACATCCGCTCAGAAGTAATCGGTACTATCCTGTCTTAAAGCCACAAATGAAAACCGTTTGAGGACACTGAGTCAAATAAGTCAATAAATAAACTGAATACACCAACGGATGACTTCTATTTATATACAACGCCAATAAACTTGGTTGTTGCTTAGGAACATCCACAGACAGGATCATATACTTTTTTATTGAGATTTTGCTGACAGCTAGTGGTTGATTTAGCAAATTGCTTTGCAGTGACTGAACTGGGAAGTGAAGTGATTGGTTGAAGAACTCCACGCTGATTTGCTAGAAGTCGTTGACCATTTTACTCGTGGTTCCGCCCACACCCGGATGTTGTGCTTTTTAATTGCTCGTATGTTGGTGATGGGAAGTTGTGATTCTTTACATGAGATGGTGTTTTGCACTAGTTCTGGCAAATACATATGAAATAAATGGTATTTACTAGGTCAGGAGCATGCTGCGTGAGGGGAAAGAAGCGTGTCCCCTCTCAGAGGATAGTTTCAGCCACTTTTTCTGTCCCAGAGTAACACGTGTACGGCCTCTGCTGGCGGGAGAGCAAGAGCTAACGTTACTCACCGCTAATCTGAAAGGCAAAGTTGTCTGTTTGAGGTACCAATACTACCTCCAACAGAAAGTAAGACCTGTTGCTAAAGAAGTACAGTTCATCTACATACCAGGTGAAGATGAGATAGCTCCGTAATGTATCTTGCTACTGTTGCATTATTGCTACTGGTGTTGCATACAAGTTAATCGACTCATACAAGTTCaaaatgtgtgtgcgtgcgtgtgtacaaAATGTGTAACGTTAGTCAACTTGCTAATGTATGTCTGTCTCTTCAGTTGATGCAGAGATTGTATCAACTGATGCTATCAACAAATCCCCACCAAACGGGGCTGGTCGTGGGCATAACGTCCATCAATATATTCTTAAATGCCCTACCCTTCTCCTAGTGAATGGATTTGTACACATATCCTACCCATACACATATCCTCCCCATACACATATCCTccatgggtcatgttcattaggcaacaCTGTAGGAAAACTGAAAAAAAGCTTTTCTCATGGGCAAGTTCAGACAGTGCCTCCATGTTTCTATCTGTTTTGGGACATTTTCTTATGTTTCTTGACTACTGAACATAATATGACCCtgatcacttctctctctctctctttggtagATGAAAGTGTATTCATCCATCACTGTATCCATAACACTTGTCTTCACTCGTTTCCCCCCAGGACTCTGGTGACAAAGACAAAGCCACTCTGTTCCTCAGCATCTACTGTGACAACAAGCCATGGTCAGAGTTTAACCTGGAGTTCATTGCACACGAGTCATCTGTCACCCGCTGCAGCTGAATCACATAGAAGTTAACACACAATGAACCCTTCTGCAATTCACGTAGTTCTGCAGGGTTGTGTTAATTAAGAACACCATAGTAAAGAACACCATAGTTTTTCAAAATGTTATACGACGGAAAACaagagtttcttattggacagtTCAGATAGTACCTCTCCCTTTCGATCGCTGcaactgtacatagtccatctgtaaatagcccacccaatttacctacctcatccccatactgtttttatttatttacttttctgctcttttgcacaccagtatctctacttgcacatgatcatctgatgatttatcactccagttttaatctgctaaattgtaattattcgttcctatggcctatttattgcctacctcctcatgccttttgcacacattgtatatagattctctttttttcttttttttctactatgttattgacttgtttattgtttactccatgtgtaactctgtgttgttgtctgttcacactgctatgctttatcttggccaggtcgcagttgcaaatgagaacttgttctcaactagcctacctggttaaataaaggtgaaataaaaaataaaaaaattcactttGTTATGAATAATTTTCTTCTGTTTAGTGCCTAGTGAACATGAACCTGATTATAGCCTATTGCTTTGTCTTCTTCTTAGAGAGCTGTCTGAACCTGGAGCTGCAGTTCACCCCCTTCCAGCTTTACCACAAAGAGTAAGTATTGTACACACTACAGtgactcaatcgcactccacactgcccttttccactatgtgagaatgctgttcattgactacagctcagcgttcaacaccatagtgcccacaaagctcatcactaagctaaggaccctgggactaaacacctccctctgcaactggatcctggacttcctgacgggccgccccaggtggtaaaggtaggcaacaacacgtctgccacgctgatcctcaacactggggcccctgttcacccatgactgcgtggccaaacacgactccaacaccatcattaagtttgctgacgacacaacagtggtaagcctgatcacagacaatgatGAAACAGCCtctagggaggaagtcagagaactggcagtgtgatcacagacaatgatgagacagcctatagggaggaagtcagagaactggcagtgtggtgccaggacaacaacctctccctcaatgtgagcaagacaaaggagctgatcgtggactacaggaaaaggcggccgaacaggcccccattaacatcgacggggctgtagtggagcgggttgagagtttcaagttccttggtgtccacatcaccaacgaactatcatggtccaaacacaccaagacagtcgtgaagagggcacgacaaaaccttttcccccacaagagactgaaaatatttggcatggatccccagatcctcaataagttctacagctgcaccatcgagagcatcctgaccggttgcatcagcgccaggtatggcaactgctcggcatctgaccgtaaggcgctacagagggtagtgcgtatggcccagtacatcatcggggccaagcttcctgccatccaggacctatataataggcggtgtcagaggaaagcccgtaAAAtcgtcagactccagtcacccaagtcatagactattttctctgctactgcacggcaagcggtaccggagcgccaagtctaggaccaaaagactaattaacagcttctacccccaagccataagactgctgaacaattaatcaaatggccactggactatttacattaaaTGTATAAAAAAGCCTGGCATGATGATACCATGTTTATCACTTCCTTACATTGTTAATGACATGAATAACAACAGTATATCCCTCTTCCAGAGTGCAGTGTGGAGATGGATGCAGTGAGACAGCGTTTCTGCTCAGTGGTCATGACCAGAGGATTCGTCTTTACAAGGAggtaagcctgtgtgtgtgtacagtgagtTTTGTAATGTTTGGTGTGGGAGACGAGTAAACATCTTTTCTCTCCAATAGAACTCTTCCTTTCACCAATTTGAAGAGCAGCCGGTAGAGAGACTCATCCCTGAGCTACCCAGCAAGTTAGTTTGTGTTCCCTCTGTCTGCTGTTGCCTCTCagttgtgtgtatgtattcaCTGTTCCCTCTGTCTGCTGTTGCCTCTCagttgtgtgtatgtattcaCTGTTCCCTCTGTCTGCTGTTGCCTCTCagttgtgtgtatgtattcaCTGTTCCCTCTGTCTGCTGTTGCCTCTCagttgtgtgtatgtattcaCTGTTCCCTCTGTCTGCTGTTGCCTCTCagttgtgtgtatgtattcaCTGTTCCCTCTGTCTGCTGTTGCCTCTCagttgtgtgtatgtattcaCTGTTCCCTCTGTCTGCTGTTGCCTCTCagttgtgtgtatgtattcaCTGTTCCCTCTGTCTGCTGTTGCCTCTCagttgtgtgtatgtattcaCTGTTCCCTCTGTCTGCTGTTGCCTCTCagttgtgtgtatgtattcaCTGTTCCCTCTGTCTGCTGTTGCCTCTCagttgtgtgtatgtattcaCTGTTCCCTCTTTATGCTGTTGCCTCTCagttgtgtgtatgtattcaCTGTTCCCTCTTTCTGCAGTGTGTTGTGGCTGGATGTGCTGAGTATCCCTGGCGGTCGTCGTCTCTCGgccagctgtcagaacagctgcGTGGGCCTGGCTCTGGTGGACCAGACTGTACCTGGTGAGGACGGCCTATACACAACTTACAAACTACCCAATCATAGATTGCGCCCCAATTGGTACTTTATTCCATatttagtgctctacttttgaccagcttccatagggctttggttaaaagtagtgcactatatagggtaaagggtgccatttgcgacctAATCTAACAGTGGCCACCTTGCTCACTCTCTCTTACTATGACTATACATAGCTAGCAAGGTAACAAAGAGGGTACTTTGAGTGGACTATCCCTTTCACCAAAAAAAGCAAGGCTGGATGTTTAGCTACATCACTTTGGAATGCATTGAATTTccgtgttttttagttttttccccccattGTGTTCACCCGTCCATCTTGTGTCTGTTTTTACATGCGTCCTCACGGATTAGAGGTTGTGTAGAGTTGGTGGGTGTAGCAGGACATTCCCATCTCCACTGCTGCTCATCCCTCTGCATTCCAGGGCAGAGCTGGCCGACCCCGACAGGTTCGGAGAGGTGGGAGTGTACTCTATTGTTGAGCAGCACCGCTATGACCTTTGACCTCTGGGTATGGTTGCGCCCAAATGGCaaggaataggtgccatttgggacacaacctatgATTTGCTGATGCATTTCCTTACAAAACTCTGGACATGTTCGAGAGCATCACATCACGACTGCAAGCAATCTCAAACACCCACTTGGTTAACTCCCCCGTCTGAAATGATTAGATGGGAGGAGAGAGCATTTGGTCAGAACCTCTCCCTAGCCTACCATTGGGCTAGGTGCAGCTATTGGTATATTCAGGTATGCAAACTGAAATTCGCtgttttgaatccaaaataggtgacctacGTGATTCGTGTAGATCCGATGAGAAAAGTTTGGGCGAGGGGGTGGCtttggatcactactggctgtatgCAAACAAGTGATGCGTGTTTGTAGCAATACTAGCTGTATCCGAGGCTCAGCCCATCGTTTACATAACAGAATGCAGTACGAgactgaagagagaagagacaaccaatTTGCTAATTATAGCATCAGCGTGCGCtctggaaagagaggagaggggaatggCAGTTTGCCAGCTACAGCAGCCTGTCTCCTGAACGATAACGAAgaggtaggtgagaagcctgaccatgGGGGCgagaaggtgatgaagcgtatttcatgagctgtaaccgaaaaacaactgccatttggaaagtttgaggtgagggagaaagtgtggtggaacaaaTATTGTTACCATTGCTAGTTTGATCGAATTCTCCGTTAGCTAGCCAgaaaaatgttgagcaacattagccaacatcactgatcaaataattgagtttatggtgtgaaaattagctggctaatGAAGTCaggcagctaacgttagctagctaactttactaacctaaccaattcgctatagtattaactggtatacgGCTACTTACCTGGTATTAACTGGTATACGGCGTACCGACTACGCAATTCTCTGTCCATGTACGCAGGTACGAGAGCCGAGTTAAAAGTACGCAGAAAGTAcgcccttcctgcaggctcatcctgacatgaccctccagcatgagaatgccaccagccatactgctcgttctgtgcatgattttctgcaagacaggtatgtcagtgttctgccatggccagcgaagagcctggctCAATCCCATTGTgcacgtctgggatctgttggatcggagggtgaggactagggccattcccccccagaaatgtccgggaacttgcaggtgccttggtggaagagtggggtaacatctcacagcaagaactggcaaatctggtgcagtccatgaggagatgcactgcagtacttaatgcagcgggtggccacaccagatactgactgttacttttgattttgacccccctttattcagtgacacattattccatttctgttagtcacatgtctgtggaacttcttcagttcatgtctcagttgctgaatcttgttatgttcatacaaatatttacacatgttaaggttgctgaaaataaacgcagttgacagtgagagggcgTTTCTTTTTTAGCTGAGTTTACATTTAATTCTGCGTCCAATTAGTTGTATTTTCCACGTAACATTACGAGGATCACGCAACCTGATAGACTGTAACTGTAATTATGATCCACGTCACAAAAAGtataatcaaaaataaatgtaaacatcTTGGTATTAAATGGAGTCGGGAGTTTAGAAGACTGCGCGATTGAGAATGAATGAGTGTTGGCTATAGAGGCAATGCTTCTAAAATGCCTTTGCATTAGATTTGAGATTTTATCaatttagaaaatctgaaatgatGTATGCCCTACAAAGAAATACAATAGGCACCTTTacataggctgaaacacctgacTCTTCTAGCGAATAGCGTTTAGATTCCCTTTGTGGTAGCCTACTTAAGCTTTGTGTAGCCAGTTTGCAGTCTGTGTTGATGCGATCTTTAGTTTTTATGTTTTCAAAATTATTTCGCTTTTTAGTGTTGATTAGGAACCGTTTCTAAAAAGCCAATACTTGGGAGCTGGCACTAGTGATTGGATCTTGTTAGTGACTTTTACCATATGTGTAAATAGAATGCTGTCAAGATAGAAAGTATTCCAACCTTTCATAGACTTGATTTGGTACAATTCTGTA
The sequence above is a segment of the Salvelinus alpinus chromosome 1, SLU_Salpinus.1, whole genome shotgun sequence genome. Coding sequences within it:
- the LOC139564468 gene encoding KICSTOR complex protein kaptin-like — its product is MNLIIAYCFVFFLESCLNLELQFTPFQLYHKEVQCGDGCSETAFLLSGHDQRIRLYKENSSFHQFEEQPVERLIPELPSNVLWLDVLSIPGGRRLSASCQNSCVGLALVDQTVPGEDGLYTTYKLPNHRLRPNWYFIPYLVLYF